The Gemmatimonadaceae bacterium genomic sequence ACCGCAAGCAGCTTGTCGCGTGAAATGCCGCGTTCGCCAACGCAAGCGAGCACCGCGAGAACGGCGAGCAACCGCCGCTGCCCGGCCGCCCCCGACAGCAACTCGCCGTCACGGGTCAGGTACACACTTCCGAGTGTATGGAGGCGGAGAATCATGCGGCGAAGTCGACTTCTGATCCTGATCTGAGACCGGCTGGCTATAAATGGTCGTACAAACGGGCGGAACGCAACCTCGCTTCAATCGTCCAGGCGTACTACCCACAGCCCCGAAACGCCACAGCGCACCAACGCGCGGGACTCGTCGCACACACTCACTCTCGGATGTCCGCCGCCGTACCGCTCAGCTTCCCCCCCGCGGATTCGTCCGCCTCGCCGGCACCGTCCGCTCGGCTCCCGATCAGCGTGGTGATTCCGACGCTGAACGAAGGGATCCAAATCGGCGCGGCCATCGCCGATCTCGCGTGGGCCGACGAAGTGATCGTCGTCGACGGAGGCTCGACGGACGAGACGGTATCGATCGCCGAGCGCGCGGGCGCGAAAGTCTTGTCCGTGTGCGGTGAAACGATCGCGAGCCAGCGGAACGCGGGGATCGATGTCGCTCGTAATCGGTGGATTCTCGCGCTCGACGCCGACGAGCGTGTGACGTCCCAGCTCCGGGCGGAGCTCGGGCAGGTGGTGGCCGGCCGCAATCCCACCCACGCGGCATACCGGATGAAATTCCGGAACCACTACCTGGGCCGGGAGCTTCGCCATGGACCCTGGGGACGCGATTGGCACATTCGGTTGTTCACGCGCGAGCGGCGGTACGTGACGCACCGCGTGCACGAACATCTCGAGCCAATCGACGATGTCGGCGCGCTCACCGGGCCAATTCTCCACTATCCCTATCGCGATCTGGCGCACCACATTGCCAAAATCGTGAAGTACGCGCGCTGGGGCGCTGAAGACCTCGCCGCACGCGGTCGCACCGCGGGGCTCTGGGAGCTGGCCATGCGCCCAACGTGGCGCTTCCTGCGTGATTACGTTGTCTTCGGCGGTTGGCGCGACGGTGTCGTCGGCTTCGTGGCGGCCGCGGTCAGCGCATTCGCCGCATTCCTCAAGTACGCGTTTCTCTTTGCCCGGAGCCAATCGACCGAGACATGAAGCTCACGATCCTCATGTATCACAAGATCGATGAGCTCCGTCCCGACGTTCGATTTCCCGGCAACTACGTCACCCCGAGACAATTCGAGCAGCAGCTCGATGCCCTGCTCCTGTGGGGCTACCGCACGATCTCGCTCGAGCAATGGCTCGACTATCGCGCGGGCCGTCTGCGCACGCTGCCGAACAAGCCGCTCGTCCTGACGTTCGACGACGGATACACGTGCTTCGACCGCAACGCGTGGCCCACCATGCGTGCGCGCGGCATGTCGGGGGTCGTCTTCCTCGTTGCGGGCGAGATCGGCGGATGGAATTCGTGGGACAAAGAGGAGCGGCGCGAACCGCTGCTGGGCCTCGAGCGCATCCATGCGCTGCGGCGCGAAGGAGTGTACTTCGGGTCGCACAGCGTCACGCATCCGCCGCTCGCGAAGATCGACGAGCGCCGCACG encodes the following:
- a CDS encoding polysaccharide deacetylase family protein, giving the protein MKLTILMYHKIDELRPDVRFPGNYVTPRQFEQQLDALLLWGYRTISLEQWLDYRAGRLRTLPNKPLVLTFDDGYTCFDRNAWPTMRARGMSGVVFLVAGEIGGWNSWDKEERREPLLGLERIHALRREGVYFGSHSVTHPPLAKIDERRTLDELTRSRAILTDVLGHEVTAFAYPFSNQSAAVRALARQAGYRCAVRGKGRMNWRWTDPYGLRRIKVDHRTTLPQLKRMLFIERYLRV
- a CDS encoding glycosyltransferase family 2 protein, which gives rise to MSAAVPLSFPPADSSASPAPSARLPISVVIPTLNEGIQIGAAIADLAWADEVIVVDGGSTDETVSIAERAGAKVLSVCGETIASQRNAGIDVARNRWILALDADERVTSQLRAELGQVVAGRNPTHAAYRMKFRNHYLGRELRHGPWGRDWHIRLFTRERRYVTHRVHEHLEPIDDVGALTGPILHYPYRDLAHHIAKIVKYARWGAEDLAARGRTAGLWELAMRPTWRFLRDYVVFGGWRDGVVGFVAAAVSAFAAFLKYAFLFARSQSTET